From Gemmatimonadota bacterium, a single genomic window includes:
- a CDS encoding S46 family peptidase encodes MGPTPFVFGVDLDTVQAGVFDQGKMWTFEFPPADYIAQTHGFRPDEAWFERARLGALRIPSCSASFVSPNGLVLTNHHCARDFVAQLSGEGESLLDDGFRARDLADERPVEDFEADQLVEIVDVTEEVNAAVDAVSADQRGEVRESLLEEIEARILEERGGEDSGYAVEMISLYNGGRTSAYVFRRYTNVKLVMAPELEIGFFGGDPDNFTFPRYNLDFSFFRVYDDDDNPLASESYFPFDTDGIQEGDPIFIVGNPGSTHRLQTVAELEFRRDVTDRYLLETFRRRMRVLDAFIQANPEVAEQQHLGNEYFSLANSEEAYDGQIRGLEDPLIIARRKDTERDFQAAIEADPDLRSRYGDLIERVAALQEQKRAAAPVIGAFSVFGNAYLDSSTLLRGFFALQVISMRQSGASPGEIEDMIENVIGMPQMHPDLDAALMADRFEEMSDYLGDDHPAIAALLRGRTPIETARGIIRGTMLGDSAIAVTALQNGSVTPEDAAVQAVIAFLPAFLELNTLYVEVGPLEEEIAAELGRARFEIYGTDVPPDATFSLRIADGVVTGYEYNGTVAPVFTTFYGLYDRHYSHVGNPDWDLPERWLDPPASLDLSTPMNFISTADIIGGNSGSPVLDRDLEVVGVVFDGNAESLAGDYIYLPEKSRSVAVDVRAILEALDEIYDLDRLVLELTTGELAATEAEADARR; translated from the coding sequence GTGGGGCCCACTCCATTCGTGTTCGGGGTCGATCTCGACACCGTTCAGGCGGGCGTCTTCGACCAGGGCAAGATGTGGACGTTCGAGTTCCCGCCGGCCGACTACATCGCCCAGACGCATGGTTTCCGGCCGGACGAAGCTTGGTTCGAGAGAGCTCGTCTCGGTGCACTGCGCATTCCCAGTTGCTCGGCCTCGTTCGTGTCACCCAACGGCCTCGTGCTGACGAACCACCACTGTGCTCGTGACTTCGTCGCGCAGCTGTCGGGCGAAGGCGAGTCTCTCCTGGACGACGGTTTCCGGGCGAGGGACCTCGCCGATGAACGTCCGGTCGAGGACTTCGAGGCCGACCAGTTGGTTGAGATCGTCGACGTCACCGAAGAGGTGAATGCTGCCGTCGACGCAGTCAGTGCCGATCAACGGGGCGAGGTACGCGAGTCCCTGCTCGAAGAGATCGAGGCGCGCATTCTCGAGGAGCGGGGCGGGGAAGACTCCGGCTACGCGGTCGAGATGATCTCGTTGTACAACGGGGGGCGCACGTCGGCGTATGTTTTTCGACGGTATACCAACGTGAAGTTGGTCATGGCCCCCGAGCTGGAGATCGGATTTTTCGGCGGCGACCCGGACAACTTCACGTTCCCGCGCTACAACCTCGACTTCTCGTTCTTCCGTGTGTACGACGACGACGACAACCCGCTCGCGAGCGAGAGCTACTTCCCGTTCGACACGGACGGCATCCAGGAAGGCGACCCGATCTTCATCGTGGGCAACCCGGGTTCTACCCACCGGCTCCAGACCGTCGCAGAGCTCGAATTCCGACGGGACGTCACGGACCGATATCTGCTCGAGACGTTCCGCCGGCGTATGCGTGTGCTCGACGCGTTCATCCAGGCGAACCCCGAAGTGGCCGAGCAGCAGCATCTAGGTAACGAATACTTCAGCCTTGCCAACTCGGAGGAGGCGTACGACGGACAGATCCGGGGCCTCGAGGATCCGCTCATCATCGCGCGCCGAAAGGACACGGAGCGCGACTTCCAAGCGGCGATCGAGGCAGACCCCGACCTTCGGAGTCGGTACGGGGATCTGATCGAGCGCGTGGCAGCACTTCAGGAGCAGAAGCGGGCCGCGGCACCGGTCATCGGGGCGTTCTCTGTCTTCGGCAACGCGTATCTCGACTCTTCGACGCTCCTCAGGGGCTTCTTCGCTCTGCAGGTCATCTCGATGCGCCAGAGCGGGGCATCGCCCGGAGAGATCGAAGACATGATCGAGAACGTGATCGGAATGCCCCAGATGCATCCCGATCTGGATGCCGCGCTCATGGCCGACCGGTTCGAGGAGATGAGCGACTATCTCGGCGACGACCACCCGGCCATCGCCGCGCTCCTGCGGGGTCGCACGCCGATCGAGACCGCGCGGGGGATCATACGAGGCACGATGCTCGGCGACTCCGCTATCGCGGTCACAGCGCTACAGAACGGCAGCGTGACTCCCGAGGACGCTGCGGTGCAAGCGGTCATCGCCTTCTTGCCTGCGTTCCTGGAGCTCAACACCCTCTACGTCGAGGTCGGCCCGCTCGAAGAGGAGATCGCGGCCGAGCTCGGTCGCGCCCGCTTCGAGATCTACGGGACCGACGTTCCCCCCGACGCCACGTTCTCGCTGCGCATCGCCGACGGGGTCGTGACCGGATACGAGTACAACGGCACCGTAGCTCCGGTCTTCACGACGTTCTACGGCCTCTACGACCGGCACTATTCGCACGTGGGCAATCCGGATTGGGACCTGCCGGAGCGTTGGCTGGATCCGCCGGCGAGCCTCGACCTCAGCACGCCGATGAACTTCATATCGACTGCAGATATCATCGGCGGGAATTCGGGCTCGCCGGTGCTGGACCGGGACCTCGAGGTGGTAGGCGTGGTCTTCGACGGGAACGCGGAGAGCCTAGCCGGCGACTACATCTATCTGCCCGAGAAGAGTCGTTCGGTCGCCGTCGACGTGCGCGCGATCCTGGAAGCGCTCGACGAGATCTACGACCTCGATCGACTCGTTCTGGAGCTCACCACGGGCGAGCTGGCCGCCACGGAAGCGGAGGCGGACGCAAGGCGCTAG
- a CDS encoding D-alanine--D-alanine ligase, which translates to MRIAVLMGGTSDEREVSLASGAQIACALREAGHDVVAVDTAHGPLSRDEETRLLSGGVHAAPPGASDLARLDERHTVALTRDPSLQDVDVFFLALHGGSGEDGTLQALLDVARVTYTGSDRLGCSLAMDKEVAKRLLRDAGVPTPDWMTGQPTEAQVVEALGLPVIVKASGGGSSLRLVLAHDRPELVAAIEESRGWDDVVLFERYHSGRELTVGVLGDETLPVGEIIPEHEIFDYECKYQPGMAQEIFPADIPEALSERLGVLALRAHRALRMRDYSRVDFIVDGDGQPWCLEANALPGMTANSLLPKAAQAAGTEFPELCDRIALLAAARRRVHRNLPTG; encoded by the coding sequence ATGAGGATCGCCGTCCTGATGGGCGGGACCTCGGACGAGCGCGAGGTCTCCCTCGCGTCTGGGGCGCAGATCGCGTGCGCGCTGCGAGAGGCAGGTCACGACGTCGTCGCGGTGGACACGGCACACGGACCGCTAAGCCGAGACGAAGAGACGCGCTTGCTGAGCGGGGGCGTGCACGCGGCGCCACCCGGTGCGAGCGATCTGGCGCGTCTCGATGAGCGCCACACGGTGGCGCTGACGCGCGACCCGTCACTCCAGGACGTCGACGTCTTCTTCCTGGCGCTTCACGGGGGCTCGGGAGAGGACGGCACCCTCCAGGCGCTGCTCGACGTCGCTCGCGTGACCTACACGGGTAGCGACCGCCTCGGCTGTTCCTTGGCGATGGACAAGGAGGTTGCCAAGCGTCTCCTACGAGACGCAGGGGTTCCGACCCCCGATTGGATGACCGGCCAACCTACGGAGGCGCAGGTGGTCGAGGCGCTCGGTCTGCCGGTCATCGTGAAAGCGTCAGGCGGTGGCTCGTCGTTGAGGCTAGTCCTCGCCCACGACCGCCCCGAGCTCGTCGCGGCCATCGAAGAGAGTCGCGGCTGGGATGACGTGGTGTTATTCGAGCGATATCATTCGGGCCGAGAGCTGACGGTCGGGGTGTTGGGGGACGAGACTCTACCAGTAGGGGAGATCATTCCCGAGCACGAGATTTTCGACTACGAGTGCAAGTATCAGCCGGGCATGGCCCAGGAGATCTTCCCGGCTGACATCCCAGAGGCGCTCTCGGAGCGGCTCGGAGTGCTTGCTCTCAGGGCGCACCGCGCGCTGCGCATGCGGGACTACTCCCGGGTCGACTTCATTGTGGATGGGGACGGTCAGCCCTGGTGCTTGGAAGCGAATGCTCTGCCTGGGATGACCGCGAACAGTCTGCTTCCCAAGGCGGCGCAGGCCGCTGGTACGGAGTTTCCGGAGTTGTGCGATCGCATCGCTTTGCTAGCGGCCGCAAGAAGAAGGGTCCACAGGAACCTGCCCACTGGGTAG
- the mutS gene encoding DNA mismatch repair protein MutS — protein MVEDDTPLMQQWRAAKSRHPDSLLFMRVGDFYELFHGDAEEGARLLGLTLTSRNNGAAARVPLAGVPVKALDGYLSKLVRLGRRVAICDQVEDPALATGIVKREVTETVTPGTVLADDLLTERRNNFLVALVRPSADVFALAALDVSTGELTAQMVPAEELRAELGRIEPSELLLPRSLEDAKELDAAAPASVVPRTIRDDWMFEADVSTDELLRVYRLESLDGFGFEPDDQPLIRATGGLLKYLKEIRPAGVTHLQPPRIRRPGSVMLLDEMTRRNLELIEPLRGGDEGGTLLDVLDLSVTAMGGRLLRRWILEPLVVADEIWQRQDAVRDFVEHPELRNRLRDALSDVTDLERLAGKIGTGRVAPRDLLGLRRSLERLPAIRALGAEAEAEMVADLCGELDCMEEVHDLLLRAISDDAPAALHDGGVIRQGWSDELDELRSVRDGAREFIASLQLRERERTGVSSLKVGFNKVFGYYLEVSKANTAKVPDDYVRKQTLTNAERYFTPELKEWEEKVFGAEDRIIQLETELFAEVRSRVGGAVTRLQDGGARIATVDVLSALAEVATRRGYVRPIVHTGFDLAVSGSRHPVVETMMPREEFIPNDLVLTEEGWIIVLTGPNMAGKSTVLRQIGLIQLLAQIGSFVPADAAKLPITDRIFTRVGASDNLARGQSTFMVEMSETAAIMHGATDRSLVLLDEIGRGTSTYDGVSIAWSVTEHLHEKIGAKTIFATHYHELTQLGDLLPGVKNMNVSVREVGDDIVFLRRLMDGGADRSYGIQVARLAGLPDRVVARARELLEELEGTHTGGGEGLGRHGVHGPGSEAALDQLSMFRMEHPLVRRLCALDPDNLTPKEALALLYELRKSATGGDD, from the coding sequence ATGGTCGAAGACGACACTCCTCTCATGCAGCAATGGCGGGCAGCAAAGTCCCGTCACCCTGACTCCCTCCTCTTCATGCGCGTGGGGGACTTCTATGAACTCTTCCACGGCGATGCGGAGGAGGGCGCGCGTCTCTTGGGACTCACCCTCACGTCCCGAAACAATGGGGCGGCGGCCAGGGTCCCGCTGGCTGGCGTGCCGGTCAAGGCGCTCGATGGCTATCTGTCGAAGCTGGTCCGACTCGGTCGCCGAGTAGCGATCTGCGACCAGGTCGAGGACCCCGCGCTCGCGACGGGCATCGTGAAGCGCGAGGTCACGGAGACGGTGACGCCCGGCACCGTGCTCGCGGACGATCTGCTTACCGAGCGGAGAAACAACTTTCTCGTGGCGCTCGTGAGGCCGTCGGCCGACGTCTTTGCGCTTGCGGCACTCGATGTGTCCACCGGCGAACTCACGGCGCAGATGGTACCGGCGGAGGAGCTGCGCGCGGAGTTGGGTCGAATCGAGCCGTCAGAACTGCTCCTGCCTCGCTCACTCGAGGATGCAAAGGAGCTGGATGCCGCCGCTCCAGCGTCCGTCGTGCCGCGCACCATCCGTGACGACTGGATGTTCGAGGCGGATGTCTCGACGGATGAGCTCCTGCGCGTCTACCGGCTGGAGTCGCTGGACGGGTTCGGTTTCGAGCCCGACGACCAGCCGCTCATTCGAGCCACCGGCGGGTTGCTCAAGTACCTGAAGGAGATCAGGCCGGCTGGCGTGACCCACCTCCAGCCGCCGCGTATTCGCCGTCCCGGCAGTGTCATGCTGCTCGATGAAATGACGCGTCGGAATCTCGAGCTGATCGAGCCGCTCCGGGGTGGGGACGAGGGCGGCACCCTGCTCGACGTCCTCGACCTCTCCGTGACCGCGATGGGCGGGCGACTTCTCCGGCGCTGGATCCTCGAGCCGCTCGTGGTCGCCGACGAGATCTGGCAGCGGCAGGACGCCGTGCGGGACTTCGTGGAACACCCGGAGCTGCGCAACCGCCTGCGGGACGCGCTCTCTGACGTGACGGATCTGGAACGCTTGGCGGGCAAGATCGGCACCGGTCGCGTGGCTCCAAGGGACCTGCTTGGACTGAGGCGCTCACTCGAGCGACTTCCCGCGATCCGGGCGCTCGGAGCCGAAGCCGAGGCCGAGATGGTTGCGGATCTGTGCGGAGAGCTCGATTGCATGGAGGAAGTGCACGACTTGCTCCTGCGGGCGATCTCGGACGACGCGCCGGCGGCGCTGCACGACGGTGGTGTGATCCGCCAGGGATGGTCCGACGAACTAGACGAGCTGCGCTCCGTCCGTGACGGGGCGCGGGAATTCATCGCCAGTCTTCAGCTCCGTGAGCGAGAGCGCACCGGCGTCTCCTCGCTCAAAGTCGGCTTCAACAAGGTCTTCGGGTACTACCTGGAAGTGAGCAAGGCGAACACGGCCAAGGTCCCCGACGACTACGTGCGCAAGCAGACGCTGACCAACGCCGAGCGGTACTTCACGCCCGAGCTGAAGGAGTGGGAGGAGAAGGTCTTCGGAGCGGAGGACCGCATCATCCAGCTCGAGACCGAACTCTTCGCCGAGGTGCGTTCACGGGTCGGTGGGGCGGTGACCCGACTCCAGGACGGCGGAGCCCGGATCGCCACGGTGGACGTGCTCTCCGCGCTGGCCGAAGTCGCGACGCGGCGGGGATACGTCCGTCCGATAGTCCACACCGGCTTCGACCTGGCGGTGAGCGGAAGCCGGCACCCGGTGGTCGAGACCATGATGCCCCGGGAGGAGTTCATCCCCAACGATCTGGTACTGACGGAAGAGGGCTGGATCATCGTGCTCACGGGACCCAACATGGCGGGCAAGAGCACCGTGCTGCGCCAGATCGGGCTGATCCAGCTGCTCGCCCAGATCGGATCGTTCGTGCCGGCCGATGCGGCCAAGCTGCCGATCACTGATCGGATCTTTACGCGTGTCGGCGCTTCGGACAACCTCGCCCGCGGGCAATCGACCTTCATGGTCGAGATGAGCGAGACCGCGGCGATCATGCACGGTGCCACGGACCGTAGCCTCGTATTGCTCGACGAGATCGGCAGGGGAACCTCGACCTACGACGGGGTCTCGATCGCGTGGTCGGTCACCGAGCATCTGCACGAGAAGATCGGAGCCAAAACGATCTTCGCGACGCACTACCACGAGCTCACGCAACTCGGCGATCTATTGCCTGGTGTGAAGAACATGAACGTCTCGGTCCGGGAGGTCGGAGACGACATCGTGTTCTTGCGGCGCCTCATGGACGGAGGGGCCGATCGCTCCTATGGGATCCAGGTCGCTCGGCTCGCGGGACTCCCGGACCGGGTCGTCGCCCGCGCGCGGGAACTTCTCGAAGAGTTGGAGGGAACACATACGGGTGGCGGGGAGGGTCTCGGCCGGCACGGCGTGCACGGGCCCGGCTCCGAGGCTGCGCTCGATCAACTGTCGATGTTCCGGATGGAGCACCCTCTCGTACGTCGCCTGTGCGCCTTGGATCCGGACAACCTGACTCCGAAGGAAGCTCTCGCACTCCTCTACGAACTGAGGAAGTCCGCGACAGGCGGTGACGATTGA
- a CDS encoding pyridoxal-phosphate dependent enzyme, giving the protein MSERHREPYDSVLDLIGWTPMVRLSSVTDGARTPLYAKCEFMNPGGSIKDRIGLAMLEAAERDGSLKPGGTIVEATGGNTGLALAMAASLKGYRCICTMPDKMSGEKVKLLRAFGAEVIITPTAVPPDHPDHYLQKARSITAETPGAVMADQFYNQANPDAHYDTTGREIWEQSGGRVTHFVASAGTGGTISGVGRYLKEKNSSVRIVGIDPEGSMIAPFFNTGEEVEGHPYKLEGVGNDKIPGALDLDIIDEYRTGEDGDAFRMARRLTREEGLFAGGSSGLVVHGAIQIAKELDDPEAFVVTLLPDWGERYLSKAYDDDWMRDNGFLQRPRRSTVGELVRAKEGDVPELIIVEPTTSVRIGLSTITAHDIGQLPIVLDGECVGSVTETRLMAQVIEDPSLLDKPVETVMGAPFPVVDGHVDSAEIRSLLTRENAACLVRENGSLTGIITRYDVIRALTA; this is encoded by the coding sequence ATGTCCGAACGACACCGAGAGCCGTACGACTCCGTCCTCGACCTGATCGGTTGGACGCCGATGGTCCGACTCTCGTCGGTCACCGATGGAGCGCGCACTCCCCTGTACGCGAAGTGCGAGTTCATGAACCCCGGCGGCTCGATCAAGGACCGGATTGGACTCGCGATGTTGGAGGCCGCGGAGCGGGACGGGTCCCTCAAGCCCGGCGGCACGATCGTTGAGGCGACCGGGGGGAACACGGGCCTCGCGCTTGCGATGGCCGCGTCGCTCAAGGGGTATCGCTGTATCTGCACGATGCCGGACAAGATGAGCGGTGAGAAGGTCAAGCTGCTGAGGGCCTTCGGCGCGGAAGTAATCATCACGCCGACCGCGGTCCCGCCCGACCATCCGGACCACTACCTGCAGAAGGCGCGCTCGATCACGGCGGAGACGCCGGGCGCGGTGATGGCGGATCAGTTCTACAACCAAGCGAATCCCGATGCGCATTACGACACGACCGGCCGAGAGATATGGGAGCAGAGCGGAGGGCGCGTGACCCACTTCGTCGCCTCCGCTGGTACCGGTGGCACGATCAGCGGTGTGGGCCGCTACCTCAAGGAAAAGAATTCGTCCGTGAGGATCGTCGGGATCGATCCGGAGGGTTCGATGATCGCTCCCTTCTTCAACACGGGAGAGGAGGTCGAGGGACACCCGTACAAGCTCGAGGGTGTCGGGAACGACAAGATCCCGGGTGCGCTCGACCTCGACATCATCGACGAGTATCGGACCGGGGAGGACGGTGACGCGTTCCGGATGGCACGGCGCCTGACCCGAGAGGAGGGGCTGTTCGCGGGCGGCTCCTCCGGATTGGTGGTGCATGGTGCGATCCAGATCGCGAAGGAGCTGGACGATCCGGAGGCCTTCGTGGTCACGCTCCTGCCTGACTGGGGAGAGCGCTACCTCAGCAAGGCGTACGACGACGACTGGATGCGCGACAACGGCTTCCTGCAACGGCCTCGGCGCTCGACCGTCGGGGAGTTGGTGCGCGCGAAGGAGGGAGATGTGCCGGAGCTCATCATCGTCGAGCCCACTACTTCGGTCCGGATCGGCCTCTCCACGATCACCGCGCATGACATCGGGCAGCTCCCGATCGTGCTCGATGGCGAGTGCGTGGGCTCGGTCACCGAGACCCGGTTGATGGCCCAGGTGATCGAAGACCCATCGCTGCTCGACAAGCCGGTTGAGACCGTCATGGGCGCTCCCTTCCCGGTCGTGGATGGCCATGTCGACTCTGCGGAGATTCGAAGTCTGCTCACTCGCGAGAACGCGGCGTGCCTCGTCCGCGAGAACGGGTCCCTCACTGGGATCATCACGCGCTACGACGTCATCCGTGCCCTGACCGCATGA
- a CDS encoding elongation factor G: protein MASGKEYTTDRIRNIAVLGHGGAGKTSLVDALCFVAGTSKRHGNVDEGTALTMHSPEEHAHEISIQMTPAYAEHMGTKINLLDTPGYLDFTGETLAAVRVADSAIIVVSATSGVQVGTERVWEYCEARGIPRVFFVSMMDKEHADFDGVFQQIKKLAAGALPVEIPVGEGAAFSGIINLFSEKAHIYKPGTATGEYDETEIPAELVDKEAQWETELQETLATTDESLLEKYIEGGQISREEAIEAMARGMARNEVFPVFCGSPPKTYGMRALLKKLVELCPNPAEARAEVVGDEELAVSDSGPLAALVFKTAAEPHVGDLSYFRIFSGSVANGAEVVNASDGRTEKLNHLSIPMGKERHEVSKLHAGDIGVIAKLKHTHTNDTLNDEGRKLQLRMIEFPSADIAVAIVGETRNDEDKLGEVLPKLSEEDPTFSAKFDAELHQTIARGVGELHLDVQFERMARKYGVKVKTERPKIAYRETISAKGEGQGRHKKQSGGRGQFGDCWIRLAPKARGTGYEFINSVKGGVIPSKYLPSVDRGIQEAAAKGAIAGYRLVDFSAECYFGSYHAVDSSDIAFKLAGSIALRAVAEKCKPVLLEPVLELAVTTPDEYLGDIMGDLTSRRGRVQGMEPASGRTTVRALVPEAELYKYAATLRSMTQGRAHHSRKLAGYEPAPPDVAKKIAAERAEEQAR from the coding sequence ATGGCATCGGGCAAGGAGTACACCACGGATCGCATCAGGAATATCGCGGTCCTGGGCCACGGCGGTGCGGGCAAGACCAGCTTGGTGGACGCGCTCTGCTTCGTCGCGGGCACGTCGAAGCGGCACGGCAACGTGGACGAAGGCACCGCGCTCACGATGCATTCCCCCGAAGAGCATGCTCACGAGATCTCGATCCAGATGACACCGGCGTATGCCGAGCACATGGGGACGAAGATCAACCTGCTCGACACTCCCGGTTATCTGGACTTCACCGGTGAGACACTGGCGGCCGTGAGAGTCGCTGACTCTGCCATCATTGTGGTCAGCGCCACCTCGGGCGTCCAGGTGGGCACGGAGCGCGTCTGGGAATACTGCGAGGCCCGGGGAATCCCCCGGGTCTTTTTCGTTTCGATGATGGACAAAGAGCACGCCGACTTCGATGGCGTCTTCCAGCAGATCAAGAAGCTCGCCGCCGGCGCGCTTCCGGTGGAGATCCCGGTCGGCGAGGGAGCCGCCTTTTCCGGCATCATCAACCTCTTCAGTGAAAAGGCGCACATCTACAAGCCGGGCACCGCCACGGGTGAGTACGACGAGACCGAAATCCCCGCCGAATTGGTGGACAAGGAGGCTCAGTGGGAGACTGAGCTTCAAGAGACGCTTGCTACTACGGACGAGTCACTGCTCGAGAAGTACATCGAAGGTGGTCAGATTTCGCGGGAAGAGGCGATCGAAGCGATGGCCCGCGGCATGGCGCGCAACGAGGTGTTCCCGGTTTTTTGTGGATCGCCGCCAAAGACGTACGGCATGCGAGCGCTGCTCAAGAAGCTCGTTGAGCTCTGCCCGAACCCGGCGGAGGCCCGTGCGGAAGTCGTCGGAGACGAGGAGCTGGCCGTCTCCGATAGCGGCCCCCTGGCTGCACTCGTCTTCAAGACGGCAGCCGAGCCCCACGTTGGCGACCTGTCGTACTTCCGGATCTTTTCGGGTTCAGTGGCCAACGGTGCGGAGGTCGTGAACGCATCGGACGGCCGGACCGAGAAGCTCAACCATCTGAGTATCCCGATGGGCAAGGAGCGACACGAGGTATCCAAGCTGCATGCCGGAGACATCGGCGTGATCGCGAAGCTCAAGCACACGCACACCAACGACACGCTCAACGATGAGGGCAGGAAACTCCAGTTGCGCATGATCGAGTTTCCGAGCGCGGATATCGCGGTGGCGATCGTCGGGGAGACGCGCAACGACGAGGACAAGCTGGGTGAGGTCCTTCCGAAGCTGAGCGAGGAGGATCCGACGTTCTCCGCGAAGTTCGACGCCGAGCTGCACCAGACGATCGCTCGCGGCGTCGGTGAGCTGCACCTCGACGTGCAGTTCGAGCGCATGGCGCGCAAGTACGGGGTAAAGGTCAAGACCGAGCGGCCGAAGATCGCGTACCGTGAGACGATCTCGGCGAAAGGCGAAGGACAGGGGCGCCACAAGAAGCAATCTGGCGGCCGCGGCCAGTTCGGAGACTGTTGGATCCGCTTGGCGCCCAAGGCTCGTGGCACGGGTTACGAGTTCATCAACTCGGTCAAGGGTGGCGTGATCCCGTCGAAGTATCTGCCGTCGGTGGACCGCGGCATTCAGGAGGCGGCGGCGAAGGGAGCCATCGCGGGCTACCGGCTCGTGGACTTCAGCGCCGAGTGCTACTTCGGGTCGTACCACGCGGTCGACTCGTCCGACATCGCGTTCAAGCTCGCTGGATCGATCGCCCTGAGGGCGGTTGCGGAAAAGTGCAAGCCGGTGCTGCTCGAGCCCGTGCTCGAACTCGCGGTGACTACGCCGGACGAGTACCTGGGCGATATCATGGGCGACCTGACGTCGCGGCGAGGCAGGGTGCAGGGCATGGAGCCGGCGTCCGGCCGCACCACTGTGCGGGCGCTCGTGCCCGAGGCGGAGCTTTACAAGTATGCGGCGACGTTGCGTTCGATGACGCAGGGGCGTGCACACCACAGCCGGAAGTTGGCTGGGTACGAACCTGCGCCTCCGGATGTGGCGAAGAAGATCGCGGCCGAACGTGCTGAGGAGCAGGCGCGCTAG
- a CDS encoding energy transducer TonB has translation MKRNHDSCSHDSGGSLFARGAVAAALVVGLACGGEGEIELPTPLYGDVPIDYPIQLWDQDMEGQTLLRVRVSDTGAVDSVEVVGSSGYEAFDSAAVAGARDLRFSPARRDGERIEVWATVPVRFSKRPRPDTARVLPLPHA, from the coding sequence TTGAAGCGAAATCACGACTCTTGCTCGCACGATTCCGGAGGGAGCCTCTTCGCGCGGGGCGCCGTAGCCGCCGCGCTGGTGGTGGGCCTCGCATGCGGAGGCGAAGGCGAGATTGAGCTGCCGACGCCGCTGTACGGGGACGTGCCCATCGACTATCCGATCCAGCTTTGGGATCAGGACATGGAAGGACAGACGCTGCTACGGGTACGCGTCTCGGACACGGGCGCGGTGGACTCGGTCGAGGTTGTGGGGTCGTCGGGATACGAGGCCTTCGACTCCGCCGCGGTCGCCGGGGCCCGCGACCTGCGCTTCAGCCCCGCGCGCCGAGACGGTGAACGCATCGAGGTCTGGGCGACCGTGCCGGTTCGTTTCTCGAAGCGCCCCAGACCCGATACGGCACGCGTCTTGCCACTACCGCACGCATGA
- a CDS encoding rhomboid family intramembrane serine protease, producing the protein MAYSSRSYGFSFMLTPMVKRLMIANVAVFVMTLILGQSFVFEWFAFQPTRIFFRPWGPLTYMFLHGDLMHLAVNMLILFFFGPPLEGRWGEREFLRFYAICGLGGVALSYLFLPNMVIGASAAMYGVMLAFAMNWPDAPIYVWGIFPVKAKYLVGFFFVLSLLSAFQSSSGSAGGGVAHFAHLGGLIAGFLYLRSDWRPGAQLARIKKAATRSRRLAIVPRDESVEEHPGVETSARRPREEAVLYEKVDAVLDKISATGMSSLTPGELKLLDEVSKRHRTN; encoded by the coding sequence ATGGCGTATTCAAGCAGAAGCTACGGCTTCAGTTTCATGCTCACCCCGATGGTGAAGCGCCTCATGATCGCCAATGTGGCGGTTTTCGTCATGACGCTGATCCTCGGGCAGAGCTTCGTTTTCGAGTGGTTCGCCTTCCAGCCCACGCGGATCTTCTTCCGTCCGTGGGGACCGCTTACATACATGTTCCTTCACGGCGATTTGATGCACCTCGCCGTGAACATGCTCATCCTGTTCTTCTTCGGGCCGCCGCTCGAGGGACGTTGGGGCGAACGGGAGTTCCTCCGTTTTTACGCGATCTGTGGCCTGGGGGGCGTGGCGCTGAGCTACCTGTTCCTCCCCAACATGGTCATCGGGGCCTCAGCCGCGATGTACGGGGTCATGCTCGCGTTCGCGATGAACTGGCCGGACGCACCGATCTACGTTTGGGGCATCTTCCCCGTCAAGGCGAAGTACCTGGTCGGTTTCTTCTTCGTGCTCAGCTTGCTGAGCGCGTTCCAGAGCTCGAGTGGTAGTGCAGGCGGTGGAGTAGCGCACTTCGCCCATCTCGGCGGCCTGATCGCCGGCTTCCTCTATTTGAGATCTGACTGGCGTCCGGGTGCGCAGTTGGCCCGCATCAAGAAGGCCGCCACGCGTTCACGTCGGCTCGCGATCGTGCCTCGGGATGAGAGCGTCGAAGAGCATCCGGGAGTGGAGACCTCAGCGCGCCGACCCCGAGAGGAAGCGGTGCTCTACGAGAAAGTCGACGCCGTCCTCGACAAGATTTCCGCGACGGGGATGTCGTCGCTCACCCCGGGCGAGCTCAAGCTGCTCGACGAGGTCTCGAAGAGGCACCGCACGAACTAG